The Sediminispirochaeta smaragdinae DSM 11293 genome has a segment encoding these proteins:
- a CDS encoding substrate-binding domain-containing protein, producing MAEEGYLTLVPSSGAFIAGPQNKLKGVSLFFQSRAQQKGSFGNRLLRGIVQELRRADILTQTFYLEQGEKLDIDPAFFPVLWETPQLLEAITTRRQYCLLLNERPKPGISSTFVDSITIDDFSGGVTAAELFLQKGTIHDPVIIAGPDRDLRSIARVQGFLSLFPDASVFKADSWYFEPGYIQASVLFLNPVDAVFCCNDRLASAVVSYIYDHTKKHVPIIGFDDAPISEQMNIATIAIPWDDFINLSVDIIKGRLSNTLNSTIHYVLVTRPIHRGNLISYHMP from the coding sequence TTGGCAGAAGAGGGGTATCTTACTCTTGTCCCTTCCTCTGGTGCCTTTATTGCAGGTCCTCAAAATAAGCTGAAAGGTGTTTCGCTTTTTTTTCAGTCAAGAGCACAACAGAAAGGTAGCTTCGGGAATCGTTTGCTAAGGGGAATTGTTCAGGAGCTGAGGCGTGCGGATATTCTTACTCAGACCTTTTATCTTGAACAAGGAGAAAAATTGGATATTGATCCAGCTTTCTTTCCTGTCCTGTGGGAAACCCCACAACTTCTTGAGGCTATTACTACACGAAGGCAGTATTGTCTTCTACTGAATGAGCGTCCAAAACCAGGTATCAGCAGTACCTTTGTAGACAGCATTACTATCGATGATTTTTCGGGAGGAGTTACCGCTGCTGAGTTATTCCTGCAAAAGGGGACGATCCACGATCCTGTGATCATAGCAGGCCCCGATCGTGATCTCAGAAGCATTGCTAGAGTCCAGGGCTTTCTCTCCCTTTTCCCTGATGCAAGCGTGTTTAAAGCAGATAGCTGGTATTTTGAGCCCGGATATATTCAAGCTTCAGTCTTATTTCTCAATCCTGTCGATGCGGTATTTTGTTGTAATGACCGTTTGGCTTCTGCCGTTGTCAGTTATATTTATGATCACACAAAAAAGCATGTTCCCATTATTGGTTTTGATGATGCACCGATATCGGAGCAGATGAATATTGCGACCATAGCAATTCCCTGGGATGATTTTATAAACCTGTCGGTTGATATAATAAAGGGCAGGTTATCAAACACCCTGAATTCTACTATTCATTATGTGCTTGTGACTCGCCCTATTCATAGAGGCAATCTTATTTCTTATCACATGCCTTGA
- a CDS encoding ROK family protein — MNYGIGIDLGGTLIKAVVMQENRVILKNYLWETNDHFESLQQGAPIWAQRIRQGISKIKSEQGRDPSWIGISSPGLADTNNKRITAMPGRLLGLENLDWEVYLDSPGKIFVLNDAQAALYGEVQLGAAKGRKDVIMLTLGTGVGGAIMLDGKLFQGRLGRAGHIGHLSVNYKGGPDICGTPGSIDTYIGDNSISERTEGRISSTKILVERYRQNDPYATSIWLESVRALAAAIASLINILDPEAIIIGGGIAKAGKDLFIPLHNFLDQFEWRPNGERVSLIIPNLKDYAGAIGASCFAKDSHQGM, encoded by the coding sequence ATGAACTACGGGATAGGCATTGATTTGGGAGGAACGCTCATTAAGGCAGTAGTAATGCAGGAAAATCGGGTGATCCTGAAAAACTATCTGTGGGAGACGAACGATCATTTCGAGAGCCTTCAGCAAGGAGCCCCAATATGGGCACAGCGTATTCGCCAAGGGATAAGCAAAATTAAAAGCGAACAGGGTCGTGATCCATCGTGGATCGGTATTTCATCTCCCGGGCTTGCAGATACAAACAACAAAAGAATTACAGCGATGCCAGGCCGTCTCCTTGGTTTGGAAAACTTAGACTGGGAAGTCTACCTCGATTCTCCCGGGAAAATTTTTGTCCTTAACGACGCACAAGCTGCTCTTTACGGGGAAGTGCAGCTTGGTGCTGCAAAAGGACGAAAAGATGTTATCATGCTCACTCTTGGAACTGGAGTCGGTGGAGCGATTATGCTCGACGGGAAATTATTTCAAGGGAGGTTGGGAAGAGCCGGCCATATTGGGCACCTCAGTGTAAATTACAAAGGAGGCCCCGATATTTGCGGTACTCCCGGTAGTATCGATACTTATATAGGAGATAACTCTATTTCCGAACGAACAGAAGGACGCATTAGCTCGACAAAAATACTCGTCGAGCGTTATCGACAGAATGATCCGTATGCAACTTCGATCTGGCTTGAATCAGTCAGGGCTCTTGCGGCGGCAATTGCTTCACTCATCAATATTCTTGATCCAGAAGCAATTATCATCGGCGGGGGAATTGCAAAGGCTGGTAAGGATTTATTTATACCATTACATAATTTCCTCGATCAGTTTGAATGGAGACCTAACGGCGAACGAGTGTCGCTCATCATACCCAATCTGAAAGATTATGCAGGGGCAATAGGCGCATCCTGTTTTGCAAAGGATAGCCATCAAGGCATGTGA
- a CDS encoding transaldolase family protein yields MDFWLATANMRRIETCLRYGFFKGVITNPHVVSLENKNKVELFRDIISIADIAYFQLKDGSTKEMLEEAERMLSINPEKIRIKVPASLEGIEVIRRLADRNIPTMATVVPTSSWMLLASAAGAKQIAPYSGMLQKRNIMSKMEGVIKMQKIIDRQQLNIEICTGIYHATEIETYAEQGIKSGFIWEKDVESFLRQDLVDEAIEAFHADWQNIENY; encoded by the coding sequence ATGGATTTTTGGTTGGCAACAGCGAATATGCGGCGAATCGAGACTTGTCTTCGATATGGATTCTTTAAAGGAGTCATTACCAATCCACATGTTGTTTCACTTGAAAACAAAAACAAAGTAGAACTGTTTCGAGATATTATTTCTATCGCAGATATCGCCTATTTCCAACTCAAGGACGGAAGCACAAAAGAAATGCTGGAAGAGGCGGAACGAATGCTTTCTATTAACCCGGAGAAAATTCGAATCAAGGTTCCTGCAAGCCTTGAGGGTATAGAGGTAATTCGAAGGCTTGCTGATCGGAATATCCCTACTATGGCAACAGTGGTTCCTACAAGTTCTTGGATGTTACTGGCTTCCGCAGCCGGTGCGAAACAAATTGCCCCATACTCAGGAATGCTGCAGAAACGCAATATCATGAGTAAAATGGAAGGCGTTATAAAGATGCAGAAAATAATTGACCGACAACAACTTAATATTGAAATTTGTACAGGAATTTATCATGCAACGGAAATTGAAACGTATGCCGAACAGGGCATCAAATCAGGTTTTATTTGGGAAAAAGATGTCGAATCCTTTCTCCGCCAAGATCTCGTCGATGAAGCAATAGAAGCTTTTCATGCCGACTGGCAGAATATTGAAAATTACTGA